Proteins encoded by one window of Deltaproteobacteria bacterium:
- a CDS encoding acyl-CoA dehydrogenase C-terminal domain-containing protein has translation MLSTQAVAAVAFYLASEDARGITGRAFDLCGGRVFDQKTGEPHVGHFKINQKDILFILKEQLAYGNLCRLERYRSLNEKTLDMLVSEAVNFAKGVLDPLQEIGEAWGARLENGKVVCPPEFREAFRQYGRDGWIAAARNLTYGGQGFPHMMRIVVNDLMYGACQAFNMAPSLTHGAAHLIESFATDSLKKTYVPKMYAGTWAGTMCLTEPDAGSNLAALQTTAYPEGDHYRIKGSKIFISWGDQDLTENIIHLLLARIEGAPPGVKGISLFIVPKVRVAADGTPGQANDVVCTAVEDKLGLHASPTCALSFGAKDGCIGYLCGQANQGLAHMFQMMNAARINTGVSGMTLGSTAYQNALAYVKERKQGRDVARRKQGDVAIIDHPDVRRMLLWMKAAVDGMRSMIYTGALWQDYSMELPQGTARDHYRDLVDFMTPIIKAYCSDMGFRVCETAIQCLGGYGFCKDYPLEQYLRDAKIMSLYEGTNGIQSMDLMGRKLRIRDGACLSAFQEEIGAFCSANEEHPGLGCSVKELRQTVAALFDMSRSMGDRMSSDPLQWASYTFPALMAFGEVIMAWRLLDLARIAFEPAQKKGARYDFHRGKVLQATFFAGTTLPHTRATILTCLREGREVLEMPAKAF, from the coding sequence GTGCTGTCGACGCAGGCGGTAGCGGCTGTGGCGTTTTACCTGGCTTCCGAAGATGCCCGGGGCATCACGGGGCGGGCATTCGATCTTTGCGGGGGAAGAGTATTTGACCAAAAAACAGGAGAGCCACACGTGGGACACTTCAAAATCAATCAAAAAGACATTCTATTCATACTGAAGGAACAGCTGGCGTACGGAAACCTGTGCCGTCTGGAGCGCTACCGGTCGTTGAACGAAAAGACCCTGGACATGCTGGTTTCGGAAGCGGTCAATTTTGCAAAAGGGGTGTTGGACCCGCTGCAAGAGATCGGGGAGGCATGGGGGGCCAGGCTGGAAAACGGCAAGGTGGTTTGCCCGCCTGAATTTCGCGAGGCATTCCGACAGTACGGGCGGGACGGCTGGATTGCCGCTGCCAGAAACTTGACCTACGGCGGCCAGGGATTCCCGCATATGATGCGCATCGTGGTCAATGACCTCATGTACGGCGCCTGCCAGGCATTCAACATGGCGCCCAGCCTCACCCACGGCGCCGCCCATTTGATCGAGAGTTTTGCCACCGATTCCCTCAAGAAAACATACGTACCCAAGATGTATGCGGGGACATGGGCCGGAACCATGTGCCTGACCGAACCGGATGCCGGCTCGAATCTGGCGGCCCTTCAGACCACGGCGTACCCGGAAGGCGATCACTACCGCATTAAGGGATCCAAGATATTCATTTCGTGGGGGGATCAGGATCTGACCGAGAACATCATTCACCTTCTGCTGGCCAGGATCGAAGGCGCCCCCCCCGGTGTCAAGGGCATATCCCTCTTCATCGTCCCCAAGGTGCGTGTCGCCGCCGACGGAACACCGGGGCAGGCCAACGATGTGGTCTGCACCGCGGTCGAGGACAAACTGGGACTGCATGCTTCGCCCACCTGCGCCCTGTCATTCGGTGCAAAGGACGGTTGCATCGGTTACCTGTGCGGCCAGGCCAACCAGGGACTGGCGCATATGTTCCAGATGATGAACGCGGCCCGCATCAACACCGGCGTCAGCGGCATGACCCTGGGCAGCACGGCTTACCAGAACGCGCTGGCCTATGTAAAGGAACGCAAACAGGGTCGCGATGTCGCCCGCCGCAAACAGGGGGATGTCGCCATCATCGACCACCCGGATGTGCGCCGGATGCTGCTCTGGATGAAGGCTGCGGTGGACGGTATGCGCTCCATGATCTACACGGGGGCACTCTGGCAGGATTATTCAATGGAACTTCCGCAGGGGACTGCAAGGGATCACTACCGGGACCTGGTCGACTTCATGACGCCCATCATCAAGGCCTACTGCTCGGACATGGGATTCCGTGTGTGTGAGACCGCCATCCAGTGCCTGGGAGGATACGGATTCTGTAAGGACTACCCGCTGGAGCAGTATCTGCGGGACGCCAAGATCATGTCGCTTTACGAGGGGACCAATGGCATCCAGTCCATGGACCTGATGGGCCGCAAGCTGCGTATCCGCGACGGCGCGTGCCTCAGTGCGTTTCAGGAGGAAATCGGCGCCTTTTGCAGCGCCAACGAGGAGCATCCCGGATTGGGCTGCAGTGTGAAGGAACTCCGGCAAACGGTGGCGGCGCTCTTCGACATGTCCCGCAGCATGGGCGACCGCATGAGCAGCGATCCCCTCCAGTGGGCGTCTTACACCTTTCCCGCCCTTATGGCTTTCGGTGAAGTCATCATGGCCTGGCGGCTTTTGGATCTTGCGCGTATCGCTTTCGAGCCTGCGCAGAAAAAGGGGGCAAGGTACGACTTTCACAGGGGCAAAGTTCTGCAGGCGACCTTTTTTGCCGGGACAACACTTCCGCACACTCGTGCGACCATCCTCACCTGCCTGCGAGAGGGCCGGGAAGTCTTGGAGATGCCGGCCAAGGCATTTTAA
- a CDS encoding 3-hydroxyacyl-CoA dehydrogenase family protein translates to MTIHKIFVAGAGLMGGGISQISAQAGYQVVMQDLTDDILTKRLDAIRWSVGKLVDKGRVQGTVEEIMGRIETATDLEAADSADFVFEAVVENLDVKRELFARLDKICPRHTILGTNTSAIPVTEIAVATQRIDRVVGTHFFSPVPMMRAVEIVKGLGSSDQSVDVAENLCRTLGKETIRVNRDVAGIVLNRLNFPATIEAIKLVESGVATVDDIDKGMRLGFGRPMGPFETADMAGLDVGYNAMRAVYEETRDPKFYPPMLLQRKVKLGHLGRKTGIGWYKYDADGKKVGMAE, encoded by the coding sequence ATGACCATTCATAAAATCTTCGTGGCCGGCGCCGGCCTCATGGGCGGCGGCATCTCTCAGATCAGTGCTCAGGCTGGCTACCAGGTTGTCATGCAGGACCTCACGGACGACATTTTGACAAAACGGTTGGACGCCATTCGATGGTCGGTGGGCAAACTCGTGGACAAGGGACGCGTCCAGGGCACCGTGGAAGAAATCATGGGCCGCATCGAAACCGCCACCGACCTGGAAGCGGCGGACAGCGCGGATTTCGTTTTCGAGGCGGTTGTGGAAAACCTGGATGTCAAACGCGAGCTTTTTGCCAGGCTGGACAAGATATGCCCGCGACACACCATTCTGGGAACCAATACATCCGCGATTCCGGTAACCGAAATCGCCGTGGCCACCCAACGGATCGACCGGGTTGTCGGGACCCATTTTTTCAGTCCGGTGCCCATGATGCGGGCCGTTGAGATTGTCAAGGGCCTGGGCTCCTCCGATCAAAGTGTGGATGTTGCCGAAAATCTGTGCCGGACCTTGGGCAAGGAAACCATCCGGGTCAACCGGGACGTGGCCGGTATCGTACTGAACCGGCTGAATTTTCCGGCCACCATCGAAGCCATCAAACTGGTTGAGAGCGGTGTCGCCACTGTCGATGACATTGACAAGGGCATGCGCCTCGGATTCGGAAGACCCATGGGACCCTTTGAAACCGCCGACATGGCGGGCCTGGACGTGGGCTACAACGCCATGCGCGCCGTTTACGAGGAAACCCGGGACCCGAAATTCTATCCGCCGATGCTACTCCAGCGCAAAGTCAAACTGGGGCATTTAGGCCGCAAGACGGGCATCGGCTGGTACAAATATGACGCGGACGGCAAGAAAGTCGGCATGGCTGAATAA
- a CDS encoding MaoC family dehydratase N-terminal domain-containing protein — protein MTAEMIVPSLYFDDFRPGQTFITRARTVTEADVAGFAGLSWDHNQLHTDKEYAASTRFGRRIAHGLLGVIMHAGLSYQLTEDSILALLELSWKFKAPIFVGDTIHVEQTVEDLRESSQGGSGILTFDKKIVNQKGEVVQTGKTTVLLAKRTPDSMLD, from the coding sequence ATGACAGCCGAAATGATCGTCCCATCCCTCTATTTCGATGATTTCCGACCCGGCCAGACATTCATTACCAGAGCCCGCACCGTCACGGAAGCGGACGTCGCCGGTTTTGCCGGCCTTTCATGGGATCACAATCAGCTGCACACCGACAAGGAATATGCCGCCTCGACACGCTTTGGACGGCGAATCGCACACGGCCTTTTAGGCGTCATCATGCACGCCGGATTGTCGTACCAGCTTACGGAAGACAGCATTCTTGCACTGCTGGAACTCTCCTGGAAGTTCAAGGCGCCTATCTTCGTCGGCGATACCATTCACGTGGAGCAGACAGTCGAAGATCTCCGTGAAAGTTCGCAGGGCGGCAGCGGCATTCTCACCTTTGACAAAAAAATAGTCAATCAGAAGGGCGAGGTGGTGCAAACAGGCAAAACGACCGTATTGCTTGCCAAAAGAACCCCGGATTCAATGCTTGATTAA
- a CDS encoding thiolase family protein, translating into MLKNAYIPYGGYYSTPFCRWQGSLANENSIVLAAETSKRWLAFKEWDPGMFDYLYLGITISQIHQFYAAPWAAALMGAGEIPGIALAQACTTGTTCIYQAAVGVETGLYDNVYVMTTDRTSNGPHTIWPNPKGPGGEVISENWLMDNFNSDPNVGLRMVETAENVAKEEGFTKEACDELSLRRYEQYAQSLDNDREFQKRYMFGAEVKVSRKKSVLVEEDEGIMPTTAEGLAALKPLIPGGVLSFGAQTHPADGNASMVVTTEGKARELSCDPSVPVQVVSYGFSRERKGYMAAAPVPASRMALKNAGLGIGDINVIKTHNPFIVNDINFAKQFDIDASTMNNYGCSMIYGHPQGSTATRLIVEGIEETVEKGGGYLLWAGCAAGDCGAALVLKIG; encoded by the coding sequence ATGTTAAAAAACGCGTACATTCCTTATGGAGGATACTACAGCACGCCCTTCTGCCGCTGGCAGGGCAGTCTGGCAAATGAAAATTCGATCGTGCTGGCGGCAGAAACATCCAAACGATGGCTGGCATTCAAAGAATGGGATCCCGGCATGTTCGACTACCTTTACCTGGGAATCACCATCAGCCAGATACACCAGTTCTATGCCGCCCCCTGGGCAGCCGCCCTCATGGGCGCCGGAGAAATCCCGGGAATCGCCCTGGCCCAGGCCTGCACCACCGGAACGACTTGCATCTACCAGGCGGCCGTCGGCGTGGAAACCGGCCTTTACGACAATGTCTACGTCATGACCACGGATCGCACCTCCAACGGTCCCCACACCATCTGGCCCAATCCCAAGGGGCCGGGCGGTGAAGTCATTTCGGAAAACTGGCTCATGGACAATTTCAACAGCGATCCCAATGTGGGCCTACGCATGGTGGAAACCGCCGAGAATGTGGCCAAGGAGGAAGGCTTCACCAAAGAAGCCTGTGACGAGCTTTCTCTCAGGCGCTACGAACAGTATGCCCAGTCGCTGGACAACGACCGTGAATTCCAGAAGCGTTACATGTTCGGTGCGGAAGTCAAGGTGTCCCGCAAAAAAAGCGTCCTGGTGGAAGAGGACGAAGGCATCATGCCCACGACTGCCGAGGGTCTGGCCGCCCTTAAACCGCTGATTCCGGGGGGCGTGCTCAGTTTCGGCGCCCAAACCCATCCCGCCGACGGCAACGCCAGCATGGTCGTCACCACCGAAGGAAAAGCCCGGGAGCTCAGCTGCGACCCTTCCGTTCCGGTTCAGGTCGTTTCCTACGGGTTTTCCAGAGAGCGCAAGGGCTACATGGCGGCCGCGCCCGTCCCCGCCAGCCGCATGGCCCTGAAAAATGCGGGGCTCGGCATCGGCGACATCAACGTGATCAAGACTCACAATCCCTTTATCGTCAACGACATCAATTTCGCCAAACAGTTCGATATCGATGCAAGCACGATGAACAACTACGGCTGCTCCATGATCTACGGCCACCCCCAGGGCTCCACGGCCACCCGCCTGATCGTCGAGGGAATCGAGGAAACCGTGGAAAAGGGCGGCGGCTACCTGCTCTGGGCCGGCTGCGCCGCGGGCGACTGCGGGGCGGCTTTGGTTCTCAAAATAGGATAA
- a CDS encoding branched-chain amino acid ABC transporter permease, whose protein sequence is MRLKHMAIIIGVAYAIMAILPIFVGDVKFIMNILIMCLIWAVVASCWDVMMGFAGIFSFGQVAFFVMGAYCSGILSINHHVTPVLAILIAGLFTAVMGVLVGLPCLKLAGPYVALVTFGVHMALQPTLRGEIGIALGSGGSVGLLTIPPINIFGYTFSSANMVPTFYLTLLISLACALTIMFTIKSYWGTAFLALKDSQDFAMSLGVSAFKYKLMVFALTSFLTGIIGAFYGHFYGVLSFRMLDLDLFSILMVMMLVGGLGHFPGAILGAFLVVTGSELMAPLGAYRAVTMGALVVVLVLALPNGVMGLFLKRSERSIEIG, encoded by the coding sequence ATGCGTCTGAAACACATGGCCATTATCATCGGTGTGGCCTACGCGATCATGGCGATTCTGCCCATCTTTGTGGGGGACGTCAAATTCATAATGAACATTTTGATCATGTGCCTCATCTGGGCCGTGGTCGCCTCCTGCTGGGATGTCATGATGGGATTCGCCGGTATTTTTTCCTTCGGGCAGGTGGCCTTTTTCGTCATGGGAGCCTACTGCTCCGGTATCCTGTCCATCAATCACCATGTCACGCCGGTCTTGGCTATCCTGATCGCCGGTCTGTTCACTGCCGTCATGGGGGTTCTAGTGGGACTTCCCTGCCTCAAACTGGCCGGGCCCTATGTGGCGCTGGTGACCTTCGGGGTGCACATGGCGCTGCAGCCGACCCTAAGGGGCGAAATCGGCATCGCCCTGGGCTCGGGCGGGTCTGTGGGGCTTTTGACCATTCCTCCCATCAACATATTCGGGTATACGTTCAGTTCTGCCAACATGGTGCCGACCTTTTATCTGACATTGCTGATATCCTTGGCCTGCGCTCTGACGATTATGTTCACGATCAAATCCTATTGGGGAACGGCATTCCTGGCACTCAAGGATTCTCAGGATTTCGCCATGAGTCTGGGCGTCAGTGCCTTTAAGTACAAGCTGATGGTCTTTGCCCTGACCTCATTTTTAACCGGGATCATCGGGGCCTTTTACGGCCATTTTTATGGCGTGCTTTCGTTTCGTATGTTGGACCTGGATTTGTTCAGCATTCTGATGGTCATGATGCTGGTAGGCGGGCTGGGTCATTTCCCGGGGGCCATCCTGGGAGCCTTCCTGGTGGTGACCGGCAGCGAACTCATGGCGCCTTTGGGCGCCTACCGGGCGGTCACCATGGGGGCGCTGGTGGTAGTTCTGGTGCTGGCCCTCCCCAATGGTGTCATGGGTCTTTTTTTAAAGCGTTCCGAGAGAAGCATAGAGATCGGATAG
- a CDS encoding ABC transporter ATP-binding protein: MLKVGNLNVFYGESHVLHDIALFVGKGEVVVMLGPNGHGKSTLLKSICGLVKNVTGRIVYKDTPIVGMATEKIVNLGLIYIAESRELFPHMAVIENLKMGAYSKNARPHEKKNLEWVFDLFPRLVERRKQPASTLSGGEARMLAVARGLMSNADFLCIDEPSLGLQPSLRHEIFAIIKQISAEGKTVLLVEQNIPQITELADRIYVMEEGRISFEGDKDEALNNEHLKEIFLGM, translated from the coding sequence ATGCTTAAGGTGGGAAATCTGAACGTATTCTACGGCGAATCCCATGTTCTGCACGACATCGCCTTATTCGTCGGCAAAGGGGAAGTCGTGGTCATGCTGGGGCCCAACGGCCACGGCAAAAGCACCCTGTTGAAATCCATCTGCGGGCTGGTGAAAAATGTCACCGGCAGGATCGTTTACAAGGACACCCCCATCGTCGGCATGGCTACCGAGAAGATCGTCAATCTCGGGTTGATCTACATTGCCGAAAGCCGGGAGCTCTTTCCCCATATGGCTGTCATTGAAAACCTCAAGATGGGAGCTTATTCAAAAAACGCCCGGCCTCACGAAAAAAAGAACCTGGAATGGGTGTTCGATCTTTTTCCACGCCTGGTGGAACGCCGTAAGCAGCCGGCCTCCACCTTGAGCGGTGGAGAAGCGCGTATGCTGGCCGTTGCCCGGGGACTGATGTCCAACGCCGATTTCCTGTGCATCGACGAGCCGTCACTGGGACTCCAGCCCAGCCTGCGACATGAGATATTCGCCATCATCAAGCAAATCAGCGCAGAGGGGAAAACCGTTCTGCTGGTGGAGCAGAACATACCGCAGATCACCGAGTTGGCCGATCGTATCTATGTCATGGAGGAGGGGCGGATTTCTTTCGAGGGCGACAAGGACGAGGCTCTGAACAACGAACACCTCAAGGAGATATTCCTGGGCATGTAA
- a CDS encoding ABC transporter substrate-binding protein, with amino-acid sequence MKRFKLITLAMALCLLIIPGAMAADTIPVGVPIPMTGWAAGSGADYFKGIKMAIDEINEAGGLLGKQIEIIRFDSKGFEPEVVMQAADYLCGQKRVASVHAGWAGWGQDVRAYGKYDAPFFADDGSQAAVDIFREDPKKYYNIYQTTDVGVEQAKSMFRALMALPYKYPNQKVVIINTDDSWGLEVGDTLEKSFKEKGWKVAKRETVPYGTNEWGVILSQIRRIKPAIIHMEIPSGQENITFVQQFLKKPSNAIISLGWGITPREVVDALGTSADGIVGEMPSGLPGPKAPNAAAQAWVDKFVGLYKHQVPAGAWIAYTAVKAWAHAVEKVGDAYDFKAVNAYIQKNGYEGELGLIKWDKDNVLRAQAGAPVVHYQVHGGELQPIFTDPPLTPYPYGKFVKPRWIN; translated from the coding sequence ATGAAGCGATTCAAGCTGATTACGTTGGCAATGGCACTGTGTCTTCTTATCATCCCCGGGGCCATGGCGGCGGACACCATCCCGGTGGGGGTGCCGATTCCCATGACCGGCTGGGCTGCCGGTTCGGGGGCCGATTATTTCAAGGGGATCAAGATGGCCATCGATGAGATCAACGAGGCGGGCGGATTGCTGGGCAAGCAGATCGAAATAATTCGTTTCGATTCCAAAGGCTTCGAGCCCGAAGTGGTCATGCAGGCGGCCGATTACCTGTGCGGTCAGAAAAGGGTGGCCTCCGTGCATGCCGGCTGGGCGGGTTGGGGACAGGATGTGCGCGCCTACGGCAAATATGATGCACCCTTTTTTGCGGATGACGGCTCCCAGGCAGCCGTTGACATCTTCAGAGAAGACCCCAAAAAGTACTACAACATCTATCAGACCACCGATGTGGGGGTCGAACAGGCCAAGAGCATGTTTCGGGCCTTGATGGCGCTACCCTACAAGTACCCCAACCAGAAGGTGGTCATCATCAATACCGATGACTCCTGGGGCCTCGAAGTGGGCGACACGCTCGAAAAAAGCTTCAAGGAAAAAGGCTGGAAGGTCGCCAAACGCGAAACCGTGCCCTACGGCACCAATGAGTGGGGGGTGATCCTCTCTCAGATTCGCAGGATCAAACCGGCCATTATTCACATGGAAATTCCCAGCGGGCAGGAAAACATCACCTTCGTACAGCAATTTTTGAAGAAACCCTCCAATGCCATTATCAGCCTGGGGTGGGGGATTACGCCGCGCGAGGTTGTGGACGCGCTGGGGACCTCGGCCGACGGCATCGTGGGAGAAATGCCCAGCGGACTGCCCGGCCCCAAGGCCCCCAACGCCGCCGCTCAAGCCTGGGTTGACAAGTTTGTTGGTCTTTACAAACACCAGGTTCCGGCCGGTGCCTGGATTGCCTACACGGCGGTCAAGGCCTGGGCGCATGCGGTGGAAAAAGTGGGCGATGCCTATGATTTCAAAGCCGTGAACGCCTATATCCAAAAGAACGGGTATGAGGGCGAACTGGGCCTGATCAAGTGGGACAAGGACAATGTGCTGCGAGCCCAAGCCGGTGCTCCTGTGGTCCACTACCAGGTGCATGGTGGTGAATTGCAGCCGATTTTCACCGATCCGCCGCTGACACCCTATCCGTACGGGAAGTTTGTCAAGCCGCGCTGGATAAACTAA
- a CDS encoding branched-chain amino acid ABC transporter permease, with amino-acid sequence MFSEDTILLFYEITDVIIAGLSTGSVYALMAVGMTLVYGVTKAFNFAYGDFFNMGGYFAWILICGLGLQFGGYPVIFIIVMPLMFAVGYGLEKLMIAPLRKREDWENKVMMLTLGLALFLTSLYTVVFGVRMKSLPPILEGTLDIGQLVFAYQDIMIFFMSLGGVLLFGWVLNNTRIGLAVQAVAQNPVGAKIVGIPKERIFASTFAISTVMVGFGGILLSQKWFINPMSGGTIMVKAWVVTAFGGMGSIRGGLYAAFIIGMLEAFVGWIFGMSYGIIALFVLLLATLVFRPQGLMGKGE; translated from the coding sequence ATGTTCAGCGAAGATACCATACTGCTGTTTTACGAAATCACCGACGTCATCATTGCCGGACTGTCTACGGGATCGGTGTACGCCCTGATGGCCGTGGGAATGACGCTGGTCTACGGCGTAACCAAGGCTTTCAATTTCGCCTATGGCGATTTTTTCAACATGGGGGGGTACTTTGCCTGGATTCTGATTTGCGGACTCGGCCTCCAGTTCGGTGGGTATCCTGTCATATTCATCATCGTGATGCCCCTGATGTTTGCCGTCGGCTATGGCTTGGAAAAGCTCATGATCGCGCCTTTGCGAAAACGGGAGGATTGGGAAAACAAGGTCATGATGCTGACCCTTGGCCTGGCGCTTTTTTTAACCAGCTTATACACGGTCGTTTTCGGCGTGCGCATGAAATCACTGCCACCGATCCTGGAAGGCACGCTAGACATCGGTCAACTGGTGTTTGCCTACCAGGATATCATGATTTTTTTCATGTCGTTAGGCGGTGTTCTGCTGTTCGGGTGGGTGCTCAACAACACCCGCATCGGATTGGCGGTGCAAGCGGTGGCCCAAAATCCTGTCGGTGCCAAAATCGTTGGTATTCCCAAGGAAAGAATCTTCGCATCGACCTTTGCAATTTCAACGGTCATGGTGGGATTCGGGGGCATTCTCCTGAGCCAAAAATGGTTTATCAACCCCATGTCAGGCGGCACCATCATGGTCAAAGCCTGGGTGGTCACGGCCTTCGGCGGCATGGGCTCCATTCGCGGCGGTCTGTACGCCGCCTTCATTATCGGCATGCTCGAGGCTTTTGTGGGCTGGATCTTCGGTATGAGCTACGGTATCATCGCCCTTTTCGTACTTCTGCTGGCCACTCTGGTGTTCAGGCCCCAGGGCCTTATGGGTAAAGGTGAGTAG
- a CDS encoding AMP-binding protein translates to MNLAQYLETSAKKFPDKAAVRHEGEIITYEELNVSFYQGLTVELLTQFDPKRVVEIIENEEQTILFAVPTMVNRLIQATEDAPPKRSSLKFCVSGGASLPVEFIRRFETRFDTRIYEGYGLTEAPVCVENPYGGLAKPGSIGLPIPEFEAKIVTPKGSAVEPGAPGELLIKGPGVMKGYLNRPAETGKALEDGWLHTGDIARMDEDGYIYIVDRKKDLIIRGGYNVYPREIEEVIYQIPEVLETAVIGLPHADLGEEVMGIVVLNDGAEISETEIRDYVKQRVAPYKYPRVIQIRREPLPKSGTGKILKKEIRNNID, encoded by the coding sequence ATGAATCTGGCACAATACCTGGAAACCTCGGCAAAAAAATTTCCTGATAAGGCCGCCGTGCGTCATGAGGGTGAAATTATCACTTACGAAGAACTGAACGTTTCATTTTACCAGGGTCTGACAGTCGAGCTTCTCACCCAGTTCGATCCAAAAAGGGTTGTCGAAATTATAGAAAATGAAGAGCAGACCATTCTGTTCGCCGTTCCCACCATGGTCAATCGCTTGATACAGGCAACCGAAGATGCGCCACCGAAACGTTCGTCACTGAAATTCTGTGTTTCCGGCGGCGCATCCCTTCCGGTTGAATTCATACGCCGTTTTGAAACACGCTTCGACACCAGGATTTACGAGGGGTATGGGTTGACCGAAGCACCGGTCTGTGTGGAAAACCCTTATGGCGGCTTGGCCAAACCCGGCAGCATCGGCCTGCCTATTCCCGAATTCGAAGCCAAGATTGTTACGCCGAAAGGGTCTGCGGTTGAACCGGGCGCCCCCGGAGAACTGCTCATCAAGGGGCCCGGTGTCATGAAGGGCTACCTCAACCGGCCTGCGGAAACCGGAAAGGCCCTCGAGGATGGCTGGCTTCACACCGGTGATATCGCCCGCATGGATGAGGACGGCTACATTTACATTGTCGACCGCAAAAAAGATCTCATTATCCGCGGGGGCTACAATGTCTACCCCCGGGAAATAGAGGAAGTCATCTATCAGATTCCGGAAGTTCTGGAAACGGCCGTCATCGGGTTGCCCCATGCCGATCTCGGGGAGGAAGTCATGGGCATCGTGGTACTGAACGACGGCGCGGAAATCAGCGAAACCGAGATCCGGGATTATGTGAAACAGCGTGTAGCTCCCTATAAATACCCCCGCGTCATTCAAATTCGCCGAGAGCCGCTGCCCAAAAGCGGCACCGGAAAAATTCTGAAAAAGGAAATCAGAAACAACATCGATTGA
- a CDS encoding ATP-binding cassette domain-containing protein: protein MLKACNVTKRFGELKAVDDLSFNVNKGQIFGIAGPNGAGKSTLYNLITGFYSFEGKIEFDGRDISGLPPYRIAKAGIARTFQIPQTFPSLSVQKSISVGSRFGAPGGLDSNHVDEVIRFVGLEKERFKKTGLLNLLGKKKLMIGASLATKPKILMLDEPMAGCNANEIRELMKLISRINGDLGITIIIIEHFMKVLTELTENLLIIESGRMICQGNPTEVVCNEEVITCYLGEENA, encoded by the coding sequence ATGCTCAAGGCCTGCAACGTTACAAAGCGATTCGGCGAACTGAAAGCGGTTGACGACTTGAGTTTCAATGTAAATAAGGGACAGATCTTCGGCATCGCCGGGCCCAACGGTGCAGGCAAATCCACCCTCTACAACCTGATCACCGGATTTTACAGCTTCGAGGGCAAGATTGAATTCGACGGCCGCGACATCAGCGGCCTCCCGCCGTATCGCATTGCCAAAGCCGGCATCGCCCGCACCTTCCAGATCCCGCAGACCTTTCCCAGCCTGAGCGTGCAGAAAAGCATTTCCGTGGGCAGCCGCTTCGGCGCTCCGGGAGGGCTCGATTCGAACCACGTGGACGAGGTCATACGATTTGTCGGGTTGGAAAAGGAACGTTTCAAGAAAACCGGTCTCCTGAACCTTCTTGGGAAAAAAAAGCTGATGATCGGCGCCTCGCTGGCCACCAAACCCAAGATCCTCATGCTGGACGAACCCATGGCCGGGTGCAACGCCAATGAGATCAGGGAACTCATGAAACTGATTTCGAGGATCAACGGCGATCTGGGCATCACCATCATCATCATCGAACACTTCATGAAAGTGCTCACCGAGCTCACCGAAAATCTGTTGATTATCGAGTCGGGGCGAATGATTTGTCAGGGAAATCCCACGGAGGTCGTCTGCAATGAGGAGGTGATCACCTGTTACCTGGGGGAAGAAAATGCTTAA
- a CDS encoding TetR/AcrR family transcriptional regulator: protein MPHQPDLSKTNTKLLKNPRKGARILKAAESIFAEKGFQSATISDIAKIAKVSEATIYEYFSSKEELLFAIPAETIKEYHEKNSEILPYIQGAASKLSFLIKRHLGLYMDNPDYANVVMLNLKVNRNFLQTEAYRIVQSSARNYIRVIEEGIHNGEFRSEINPYLVRSMIWGTIEHSVTRRSMIGEPHDLMALADDICDTIFAGIRNLNHEPNITVNVMLKKTE, encoded by the coding sequence ATGCCTCACCAGCCCGATCTGTCAAAAACAAACACAAAATTGCTCAAAAACCCACGCAAGGGTGCCAGGATATTAAAGGCCGCAGAGAGCATTTTTGCCGAAAAAGGCTTCCAGTCCGCAACCATCTCTGATATTGCCAAAATAGCCAAAGTCTCTGAAGCGACGATCTATGAATATTTTTCCTCCAAAGAGGAACTGCTTTTTGCAATACCAGCAGAGACGATTAAAGAATACCACGAAAAAAACAGTGAAATCCTCCCTTACATCCAGGGCGCGGCCAGTAAACTGAGCTTTCTGATCAAACGCCACCTTGGGCTTTATATGGACAACCCGGATTACGCCAACGTCGTTATGTTGAACCTGAAGGTCAACCGCAATTTTTTACAAACCGAAGCGTATCGAATCGTTCAGTCTTCGGCTAGAAATTATATTCGTGTGATTGAGGAAGGGATTCATAACGGAGAGTTCAGGTCTGAAATCAATCCCTATCTCGTCCGTTCCATGATTTGGGGCACCATCGAGCATTCAGTTACCAGGCGGAGCATGATCGGTGAGCCGCATGACCTGATGGCGCTTGCCGATGATATTTGCGATACCATCTTTGCCGGTATCCGCAACCTGAACCATGAACCGAATATCACTGTCAATGTAATGCTCAAAAAAACTGAATAA